A stretch of the Neptunomonas phycophila genome encodes the following:
- a CDS encoding flagellar hook-length control protein FliK produces MAMVNPQSLTRLDSSSPTTKGAVTLNPGESLQGTVKQVSQDQLNPQVFKIKVESQSRLMELQTRQPIAQGSQVTVARDNNGNLTVNIQNQASAPNTSSTQTSTTTVQTPPNPASSTTRVPATPVPTTGQTPTALSQQLNQLLPAGSSTTVTVLQQTPLATNTSASTSATATLVNTAPQNGAASTAANAQTGGTQPTPAANSQQTTATAVNSSISANSGNSAVQAPSGAQPQAAPTQPTGQPATSQTINSSQTGAGSAPSPSGAAQSTNSTTTTGPTQSPAAPPSAGTPAQPLAAQVARASTPTAHSPVPPTITHSTAAASASSTAPASTPTNSSATTVPTHTPTGQPAPGNTATSPASQNTANSSYTTPAGQQLTVNIKGQTLQLHTTTNLPPLKEVTLERPNQQQLTISWPNPPAPSAKTTALDNMPLTPSQQQAVSQTMRESLPVQRPLAESLQQLANTQTQPNTSVQSQTNAPGIDKAIQSILQLFSVTPGSQDAEQSIRQNLQLGGLFTENRLANQQPVNQDMKQFLGKLDAMADQLPAAQRDSIKSAVESMMSRITQQQITQVQHRQDRTDTTERFYQLDLPVHFQEALDNVEMRLQQRDSQNEYGQWETLWRIRLHFELGEDGMIDADVSLNESTQAVSALFACSETSTANRVRGQLDEFSQRLAQLGFESSSLTCRQGNIAAQSNPIQKQLIDIKT; encoded by the coding sequence ATGGCAATGGTTAACCCACAATCTTTAACTCGATTGGATAGTAGCAGCCCAACAACTAAGGGCGCAGTAACGCTCAATCCGGGGGAATCTTTGCAAGGGACCGTTAAACAAGTCTCGCAAGACCAACTAAACCCGCAGGTTTTTAAAATAAAAGTTGAATCACAAAGCCGTTTGATGGAGCTACAAACTCGACAACCGATTGCGCAGGGTAGCCAAGTCACCGTAGCGCGCGATAATAACGGCAATTTAACCGTTAACATTCAAAATCAAGCAAGCGCCCCCAACACTTCATCAACGCAAACATCAACTACGACAGTTCAAACACCTCCTAACCCTGCGTCAAGCACAACACGTGTGCCAGCCACTCCTGTACCCACAACAGGCCAAACACCAACAGCGTTAAGCCAGCAACTAAACCAGCTATTACCGGCAGGCTCATCCACCACCGTAACAGTCTTACAGCAAACACCGCTTGCAACCAACACCTCAGCAAGCACGAGTGCCACAGCGACTCTAGTTAATACCGCTCCCCAAAATGGCGCTGCGAGTACAGCGGCCAACGCACAAACTGGTGGTACACAACCAACACCGGCTGCCAATAGCCAGCAAACCACAGCAACAGCTGTAAACAGTTCGATATCGGCTAATTCAGGCAATAGCGCTGTACAAGCTCCATCTGGAGCACAGCCTCAGGCTGCTCCGACTCAACCGACTGGGCAACCCGCTACATCTCAAACGATCAACTCCTCACAAACAGGAGCGGGCTCAGCACCCTCGCCAAGCGGTGCGGCGCAATCAACAAACAGCACAACCACAACTGGGCCAACGCAGTCACCTGCCGCCCCTCCTTCCGCAGGAACGCCCGCCCAGCCGCTAGCAGCTCAGGTTGCTCGCGCGAGCACTCCGACGGCTCATTCGCCAGTGCCACCCACCATTACACACTCAACAGCAGCGGCCTCCGCTTCAAGCACTGCCCCGGCAAGCACTCCAACAAATAGCAGCGCGACGACTGTTCCAACTCATACGCCGACAGGACAGCCAGCGCCCGGAAATACCGCCACTTCACCAGCATCCCAAAACACAGCGAATTCAAGCTATACAACACCTGCGGGCCAACAGCTAACCGTTAACATCAAAGGGCAAACGCTGCAGTTGCACACAACCACTAACCTACCGCCTCTAAAAGAAGTCACATTAGAACGGCCAAACCAGCAACAATTAACGATCAGTTGGCCTAACCCACCAGCGCCGTCCGCTAAAACAACAGCACTGGATAACATGCCACTCACGCCAAGCCAGCAACAGGCGGTGAGTCAAACAATGAGAGAAAGCTTGCCGGTACAACGCCCGCTTGCAGAGAGCCTACAGCAGCTCGCTAACACGCAGACTCAACCTAATACATCCGTGCAAAGCCAAACAAACGCCCCAGGAATCGACAAAGCGATACAGTCTATTTTGCAACTCTTTAGCGTGACACCCGGTAGCCAAGATGCTGAGCAATCTATCCGTCAAAACCTGCAGCTAGGTGGATTATTTACCGAGAATCGGCTTGCCAATCAACAACCAGTCAATCAAGACATGAAGCAATTTTTAGGTAAGTTAGATGCCATGGCAGACCAGCTTCCGGCCGCGCAGCGCGATTCAATTAAAAGCGCGGTTGAGAGCATGATGTCACGCATTACACAGCAACAAATTACTCAGGTACAACATAGACAAGACAGAACAGATACGACAGAACGTTTTTACCAGCTCGACCTTCCTGTTCACTTCCAAGAAGCATTAGACAATGTAGAAATGCGCCTACAGCAACGCGATAGCCAAAATGAATATGGGCAATGGGAAACCTTATGGCGTATTCGTTTACATTTTGAACTGGGCGAGGATGGGATGATAGATGCCGATGTAAGCTTAAACGAGAGTACACAAGCTGTTAGCGCTCTCTTTGCTTGTAGTGAAACTAGTACAGCGAACCGCGTACGCGGCCAACTCGACGAATTCAGCCAGCGCTTGGCACAACTTGGGTTTGAGTCCAGCAGTTTAACGTGTCGACAAGGCAACATTGCGGCGCAATCTAACCCTATCCAAAAACAACTGATTGATATCAAAACATGA
- the ccmA gene encoding cytochrome c biogenesis heme-transporting ATPase CcmA codes for MLEPLLKIVDLFCERDERILFEQLSFDVQAGQLVQVVGPNGSGKTTLLRILSGLSSSYEGELFWKGDPMADVREEFAASMLYFGHQPGVKGALTPEENLRWYAAIHPSIDERDLHQALNKVGLAGYEDVPCHSLSAGQNRRVSLARLYMTHAPLWILDEPFTAIDKRGVAEKEALLAQHVEQGGSVILTTHHDLSHSGPVTRLNLEEYMGT; via the coding sequence GTGCTAGAACCCCTGCTAAAAATTGTCGACCTTTTTTGCGAACGTGATGAGCGCATCTTATTCGAGCAACTATCTTTTGACGTCCAAGCTGGGCAGCTAGTTCAAGTTGTTGGCCCTAACGGAAGTGGCAAAACCACCTTGCTTCGTATTTTAAGCGGCTTGTCGTCTTCTTATGAGGGGGAGTTGTTCTGGAAAGGAGACCCCATGGCTGATGTGCGGGAAGAGTTTGCCGCCTCTATGCTGTATTTTGGTCATCAGCCGGGGGTTAAAGGTGCTTTAACGCCGGAAGAGAATCTACGTTGGTACGCCGCTATTCACCCCAGTATTGATGAGCGGGATTTGCATCAAGCACTGAACAAAGTAGGGTTGGCAGGTTACGAAGATGTTCCATGCCACTCATTATCGGCAGGTCAAAATCGACGTGTGAGCTTAGCCCGTTTGTATATGACTCATGCGCCCTTGTGGATTTTAGATGAGCCGTTTACCGCAATTGATAAACGTGGGGTCGCTGAAAAAGAAGCGCTGCTTGCCCAGCATGTGGAGCAAGGGGGGAGCGTTATCTTGACGACGCATCATGATCTAAGTCACTCAGGTCCAGTAACACGCCTTAACCTTGAAGAGTATATGGGAACTTGA